One genomic window of Luteitalea pratensis includes the following:
- the mltG gene encoding endolytic transglycosylase MltG codes for MKRLGLLLLIVVVLVAAGTALWVARRVSTPFGSVSGEQFVEIPPGESTPGIGRRLVAAGVIRDELTFRLAMRWHGRGRSLKAGEYRFAEAATPAEIIDRLAKGDVYLLPLTFPEGLTADEMSQLFAQSGLGTAPDFIAAARDPAPIKAIDPAADTLEGYLFPDTYSLPRHIDGEAMVARMVSRFTTVFDEDLRRRATATGLSVRQIMAIAALVEKETARADERPLVAAVYRNRLKIGMPMQADPTVIYALKRAGRWNGNIRRADLDFDSPYNTYRYPGLPPGPIASPGRAAIEATIAPAKVDYLYFVSRNDGSHAFAATLPEHNRNVQKWQVEYFRGRK; via the coding sequence GTGAAGCGTCTCGGACTGCTCCTGCTCATCGTCGTCGTGTTGGTCGCGGCCGGTACGGCCCTGTGGGTCGCTCGCCGCGTCTCCACGCCCTTCGGCAGCGTCTCCGGCGAGCAGTTCGTCGAGATCCCGCCCGGAGAGAGCACCCCCGGCATCGGCCGTCGGCTGGTGGCGGCGGGTGTGATCCGCGACGAACTGACGTTCCGGCTCGCAATGCGGTGGCACGGTCGCGGCCGTTCCCTCAAGGCCGGGGAGTACCGCTTTGCCGAGGCCGCAACCCCGGCCGAGATCATCGACAGGCTGGCGAAGGGCGACGTCTACCTGTTGCCGCTCACGTTTCCCGAGGGACTGACCGCCGACGAGATGTCGCAGCTGTTTGCACAGAGCGGCCTCGGCACCGCCCCGGATTTCATCGCAGCCGCGCGCGATCCCGCGCCCATCAAGGCCATCGATCCGGCGGCCGACACGCTCGAGGGCTACCTGTTCCCGGACACGTACAGCCTGCCTCGCCACATCGACGGAGAGGCCATGGTGGCGCGCATGGTCAGCCGCTTCACCACGGTATTCGACGAGGACCTGCGCCGTCGCGCCACAGCGACCGGCCTGAGCGTTCGGCAGATCATGGCAATCGCGGCGCTGGTGGAGAAGGAGACCGCCCGTGCCGACGAGCGGCCGCTGGTCGCGGCCGTGTACCGCAATCGCTTGAAGATCGGGATGCCGATGCAGGCCGATCCAACAGTGATCTACGCACTCAAGCGGGCCGGACGCTGGAACGGCAACATTCGGCGGGCGGACCTGGACTTCGACTCGCCGTACAACACCTACCGCTACCCGGGGCTCCCGCCCGGTCCGATCGCCTCGCCGGGCAGGGCCGCCATCGAGGCAACCATCGCGCCCGCGAAGGTGGACTACCTCTACTTCGTGAGCCGCAACGACGGCTCGCACGCCTTCGCCGCGACGCTTCCGGAACACAATCGCAACGTCCAGAAGTGGCAGGTGGAGTACTTCCGAGGGCGCAAATAA
- a CDS encoding NAD(+)/NADH kinase — protein MTSPIHRVGLVAKPGLTEAADLLGEIGAWLVSRGIEPCYETDTASLSSTPLPGGICEPEQIGRHEQLIIVLGGDGTLLGTAGRLATSGFDVPVVAVNFGSLGFLTEVRVTEVYEALSQVLAGTAHEERRMMLESHVCRADGTQLSHISLNDVVITKGALSRMIDLVASADGQLIARFKADGLIVASPTGSTAYNLSAGGPIVHPGVDALVLTPIAPHTLTNRPVVLPASTSLDIVVAGEIARSSREETYVTFDGQVGDILGPGETVSIHRAPYALRLLKPSSHGYFQVLRQKLRWAER, from the coding sequence ATGACGTCGCCCATCCATCGGGTCGGCCTGGTGGCCAAGCCCGGGCTCACCGAGGCCGCCGACCTGCTCGGGGAGATCGGCGCCTGGCTCGTGTCGCGGGGCATCGAGCCGTGCTACGAAACCGACACGGCCTCGCTCTCGAGCACGCCCCTCCCCGGTGGCATCTGCGAGCCGGAGCAGATCGGACGCCACGAGCAGTTGATCATCGTGCTCGGCGGCGACGGCACGCTGCTCGGCACGGCAGGCCGGTTGGCTACCTCGGGCTTCGACGTGCCGGTCGTGGCGGTGAACTTCGGCAGCCTCGGCTTCCTCACCGAAGTGAGGGTCACCGAGGTCTACGAAGCGCTGTCGCAGGTGCTGGCCGGAACCGCGCACGAAGAGCGCCGGATGATGCTCGAGTCGCACGTCTGCCGCGCCGACGGGACCCAACTGAGTCACATCTCGCTGAACGACGTGGTGATCACCAAGGGAGCGCTGTCGCGCATGATCGATCTGGTCGCGTCGGCCGACGGGCAATTGATTGCCCGGTTCAAGGCCGATGGCCTCATCGTCGCCTCGCCCACGGGCTCGACGGCCTACAACCTGTCTGCCGGCGGCCCCATCGTGCACCCTGGCGTCGACGCGCTGGTGCTGACGCCGATCGCCCCGCACACGCTCACCAACCGTCCGGTGGTGTTGCCCGCGTCGACCTCGCTCGACATCGTCGTCGCCGGTGAAATCGCCCGATCGTCGCGGGAAGAGACCTACGTGACCTTCGACGGCCAGGTCGGCGACATCCTGGGTCCCGGGGAGACCGTCTCGATCCACCGCGCACCGTACGCCCTGCGCCTGCTCAAGCCGAGTTCACACGGGTACTTCCAGGTGCTGCGCCAGAAGCTGCGCTGGGCCGAACGCTAA
- a CDS encoding TlyA family RNA methyltransferase, with amino-acid sequence MTDTRASRVRLDALLVQRGLASSRERARALILAGHVSLPGASAPPKPGHLVREDADVQVRQADHPYVGRGALKLVHALDSFAIPVEGRVALDIGASTGGFTDVLLQRGAAHVVAVDVGHNQMDWRLRSNLRVSCLERINARHLTAGDLPADHRLFDIVTADVSFISLRYILPVVPPLLRPGADVITLVKPQFEAGREEVGKHGVVRDEAVRARVLAEVIDAAGALGLEAQGHTASPIEGMEGNLEWLAHFRSRA; translated from the coding sequence GTGACGGACACCCGCGCGTCCCGCGTCAGGCTCGATGCGCTGCTCGTGCAGCGCGGACTGGCCTCGTCCCGGGAACGGGCGCGTGCGCTCATCCTCGCCGGCCACGTCAGTCTTCCGGGCGCGTCCGCGCCTCCGAAACCCGGGCATCTGGTGCGCGAAGACGCCGACGTCCAGGTCCGGCAGGCCGACCATCCCTACGTGGGCCGCGGCGCCCTCAAGCTCGTACATGCCCTGGACAGCTTCGCCATCCCGGTGGAGGGACGAGTCGCCCTCGACATCGGTGCCTCCACGGGCGGATTCACCGACGTCCTGCTGCAGCGGGGCGCGGCGCACGTGGTCGCCGTCGACGTCGGGCACAACCAGATGGACTGGCGGTTGCGGTCCAATCTACGCGTCAGCTGCCTCGAACGCATCAACGCGCGGCATCTCACGGCCGGCGACCTCCCCGCCGACCATCGACTGTTCGACATCGTCACCGCCGACGTCTCGTTCATCTCGCTGCGGTACATTCTCCCAGTCGTGCCACCGCTCTTGCGGCCGGGGGCCGACGTCATCACGCTGGTCAAGCCGCAATTCGAAGCCGGGCGTGAGGAAGTCGGCAAGCATGGCGTGGTCCGCGACGAGGCAGTGCGAGCTCGCGTCCTTGCCGAGGTCATCGACGCGGCAGGCGCCCTGGGCCTCGAGGCCCAGGGCCACACCGCGTCGCCCATCGAGGGCATGGAAGGCAATCTCGAGTGGCTCGCCCACTTCAGGAGTCGTGCATGA
- a CDS encoding polyprenyl synthetase family protein, giving the protein MTATTFEDFAAGCRRDLDRALTVWLPGPPVSPPRLHEAMQYSLLAGGKRMRPVLVFAAADAIGLGHPDARTLALPAACALEMIHTYSLVHDDLPAMDNDTLRRGRPTAHVVYGDALAILSGDGLLTEAFALLAREPVLEGTAIAQRKLQTLELIARSAGVGGMVGGQALDLQWEGAARQEHPDDDLLRLQDVHARKTGALIRAATGAGAIMAGGTPGQVATVDAYAIELGLCFQIIDDVLDVEGDAASLGKHAGKDEAAGKLTYPALFGVAGSRQRARDCADRGHAALEAAGLSGHLPAILDWTLTRTQ; this is encoded by the coding sequence ATGACGGCCACCACGTTCGAGGACTTCGCGGCGGGCTGCCGCCGCGATCTGGATCGCGCGTTGACGGTCTGGTTGCCCGGCCCTCCCGTATCTCCCCCGCGGCTGCACGAAGCGATGCAGTACAGCCTACTCGCTGGCGGCAAGCGGATGCGTCCGGTGCTCGTTTTCGCCGCCGCCGACGCCATCGGACTCGGGCATCCCGATGCCCGCACCCTCGCCCTGCCGGCCGCGTGCGCGCTCGAGATGATCCACACGTACTCGCTGGTGCACGATGACCTGCCGGCGATGGACAACGACACGCTGCGGCGCGGGCGTCCGACGGCGCATGTCGTGTACGGGGACGCGTTGGCCATCCTCTCCGGCGACGGACTCCTCACCGAAGCGTTCGCACTGCTTGCCCGCGAGCCCGTACTCGAAGGCACGGCGATCGCCCAGCGCAAGTTGCAGACACTGGAACTCATCGCGCGCTCGGCTGGCGTGGGGGGCATGGTCGGCGGCCAGGCGCTGGACCTGCAATGGGAGGGCGCGGCGCGGCAGGAGCACCCCGATGACGACCTGCTGCGGTTGCAGGACGTACACGCCCGCAAGACCGGCGCCCTGATTCGCGCCGCAACGGGCGCCGGCGCCATCATGGCTGGCGGCACACCGGGCCAGGTCGCCACCGTGGACGCCTACGCGATCGAACTCGGGTTGTGTTTCCAGATCATCGATGACGTCCTCGACGTCGAGGGCGATGCGGCATCGCTCGGCAAGCATGCAGGCAAGGACGAAGCGGCAGGCAAGCTGACCTATCCGGCTCTTTTTGGCGTTGCCGGAAGCCGCCAGCGCGCACGCGATTGCGCCGACCGCGGCCATGCCGCGCTCGAAGCCGCGGGCCTGTCCGGCCACCTGCCGGCCATCCTCGACTGGACACTGACCCGCACCCAGTGA
- the xseB gene encoding exodeoxyribonuclease VII small subunit, translating into MTDPTDFEQALTELDAIVRSLEQGDQPLEQSLALFERGVTLSRFCHEKLTDAEKRIQVLTQSGGLRDETAAFEKDLSPRQSDRG; encoded by the coding sequence ATGACCGACCCGACCGACTTCGAACAGGCCCTCACCGAACTCGACGCCATCGTGCGCTCCCTGGAACAGGGCGACCAGCCCCTCGAGCAGTCGCTCGCGCTGTTCGAGCGTGGTGTCACGCTGTCGCGCTTCTGCCACGAGAAGCTGACCGATGCGGAGAAACGCATCCAGGTGCTGACGCAGAGTGGCGGACTGCGCGACGAGACGGCCGCGTTCGAGAAGGACCTGTCGCCGAGGCAGTCCGACCGCGGATGA
- the xseA gene encoding exodeoxyribonuclease VII large subunit: MSSLFDLPFEDEPLDPEVLQPLDAPDDGRAEPVVAQGSFGLSPGRRSLGEGGQPGDTTPDVAVDLQVDGQRRASSTPTYPMTSPTAPPAEARSVASPAPPSRAERQRPRVYSVSELTNAVRNAIEQEFRTIWVEGEVADCSDKGGHVYFTLKDQGARLSAVLWRTDALRLRFKLTTGLQVIVKGRLSVYVPSGKYQLYAESIEPRGAGALQLAYEQLRRRLQAEGLFAPGRKRPLPMLPRRIGIVTSLEGAAIKDIVRVLRTRRAPSEIVISPTRVQGEGAAAEIARAIARLARVPNVDVIIVGRGGGSLEDLWAFNEEVVARAIAACPVPVIAAIGHETDTTIADHVADVRAATPSQGAEIVVRQASEFRDRIANARRQMALLLRSRLDRQRTGLMRVEQRPAFARYRDRLLDRDRERADLHERLTAALRTRVQDGRRVLRDVAARLDEQHPQRQLTSRLRRLAQIDDRLAAAMRTRQADARNHLQVHRDRLARVGLDASVAQSCRRVDAQLVRARQAVEGRWHRTDRQLTTLAGQLHALSPLATLGRGYAICWNTDRTAVVRSVTAVAAGDRVDVQLPDGSLHCAVQAVDAADPTSRP; this comes from the coding sequence GTGAGTTCGCTGTTCGATCTCCCGTTCGAGGACGAGCCCCTCGACCCCGAGGTCCTGCAGCCCCTCGACGCGCCCGACGACGGTCGCGCCGAGCCGGTCGTGGCACAAGGTAGCTTCGGGCTGTCCCCGGGGCGCCGAAGCCTTGGCGAGGGCGGACAGCCCGGCGACACGACGCCGGACGTAGCCGTCGACCTTCAGGTCGACGGTCAGCGTCGAGCAAGCTCGACGCCTACGTACCCAATGACTTCGCCCACTGCCCCGCCTGCGGAGGCACGGTCCGTGGCCTCGCCCGCCCCCCCGTCGCGGGCCGAACGGCAACGGCCCCGCGTGTACTCGGTCAGCGAGCTCACAAACGCCGTGCGCAACGCGATCGAGCAGGAGTTCAGGACCATCTGGGTCGAGGGCGAAGTCGCCGACTGCTCCGACAAGGGCGGACATGTCTACTTCACGCTGAAGGACCAGGGCGCGCGTCTCTCGGCGGTGCTCTGGCGCACCGACGCACTGCGCCTGCGCTTCAAGCTGACGACGGGGCTGCAGGTGATCGTGAAGGGCCGGCTCTCGGTGTACGTGCCGAGCGGCAAGTACCAGCTGTATGCCGAGAGCATCGAGCCGCGCGGCGCCGGAGCCTTGCAGCTCGCCTACGAGCAACTGCGGCGCCGTCTGCAGGCCGAGGGCCTCTTTGCCCCGGGGCGCAAGCGGCCCTTGCCGATGCTGCCGCGACGCATCGGCATCGTCACGTCGCTCGAGGGCGCCGCAATCAAGGACATCGTGCGGGTCCTGCGCACGCGGCGGGCGCCGTCCGAGATCGTCATCAGCCCGACGCGCGTCCAGGGCGAGGGCGCAGCGGCCGAGATCGCCCGCGCCATCGCTCGTCTCGCCCGCGTACCCAACGTCGACGTGATCATCGTCGGCAGAGGTGGTGGATCGCTCGAGGACCTCTGGGCCTTCAACGAGGAAGTAGTGGCCCGCGCGATTGCCGCCTGCCCCGTGCCAGTGATTGCAGCCATCGGTCACGAGACGGACACGACCATCGCCGACCACGTCGCCGACGTGCGTGCCGCCACACCGTCGCAGGGCGCCGAAATCGTGGTGCGCCAGGCCAGCGAGTTCCGTGATCGCATCGCCAATGCCCGCCGGCAGATGGCCTTGCTGCTGCGCAGCCGCCTGGATCGCCAGCGCACCGGACTGATGCGCGTCGAGCAGCGGCCGGCCTTCGCCCGCTACCGCGATCGCTTGCTCGATCGGGATCGCGAGCGCGCCGACCTGCACGAACGCCTGACGGCGGCATTACGCACGCGCGTGCAGGACGGCCGGCGTGTCCTCCGCGACGTCGCGGCGCGCCTCGACGAACAACATCCGCAACGGCAACTGACGTCACGGTTGCGCCGGCTTGCCCAGATCGACGATCGGCTCGCGGCCGCGATGCGCACCCGCCAGGCCGACGCGCGCAACCACCTGCAGGTGCATCGGGACCGGCTCGCCAGGGTGGGCCTCGACGCATCGGTGGCCCAGTCGTGCCGAAGGGTCGACGCGCAACTGGTGCGCGCGCGCCAGGCCGTCGAGGGCCGCTGGCATCGGACCGATCGCCAATTGACCACGCTGGCCGGGCAGTTGCATGCCCTCAGCCCGTTGGCGACACTGGGCCGCGGCTACGCCATCTGCTGGAACACCGATCGCACCGCCGTGGTGCGCAGCGTCACCGCAGTCGCCGCTGGCGACCGCGTCGACGTGCAGTTGCCAGACGGCTCGCTGCACTGCGCGGTCCAGGCGGTGGATGCCGCCGACCCCACTTCACGCCCATGA
- a CDS encoding TIGR00282 family metallophosphoesterase: protein MRILFIGDIFAKVGRDLVKRAVPALVAARGLDLVIANGENSAGGFGITREISKELFDTGIAVMTSGNHVWDKREILAFIDEEPRLLRPFNYPAGTPGRGSTIVTIADGTRVGVLNLMGRVFMTAIDDPFALGRAEAERLREHADVVFVDFHAEATSEKIALGWHLDGVASVVVGTHTHVQTADAQILPGGTAYCTDVGMTGPHDGVIGVERGPIIGRFLTGLPTKFDTASGMPRLHGVIVTADAATGHATDIERLSLTPTDIEDLR, encoded by the coding sequence ATGCGCATCCTCTTCATCGGCGACATATTCGCCAAGGTCGGTCGCGACCTCGTCAAGCGCGCCGTGCCGGCGCTGGTCGCCGCCCGCGGCCTCGATCTCGTGATCGCGAACGGGGAGAACAGCGCCGGCGGGTTCGGGATCACGCGGGAGATTTCGAAGGAACTCTTCGACACCGGCATTGCCGTCATGACATCGGGCAACCATGTCTGGGACAAACGGGAAATCCTCGCCTTCATCGACGAGGAACCGCGCCTGCTCCGGCCCTTCAACTACCCTGCCGGCACGCCGGGGCGCGGCTCGACGATCGTGACCATCGCCGACGGCACGAGAGTCGGCGTCCTGAACCTGATGGGTCGCGTCTTCATGACCGCCATCGATGATCCGTTCGCGCTGGGCCGGGCCGAGGCGGAACGGCTGCGCGAGCATGCCGACGTGGTTTTCGTGGACTTCCATGCCGAGGCGACGTCCGAAAAGATCGCCCTCGGCTGGCATCTCGACGGCGTGGCCTCGGTCGTCGTCGGCACGCACACCCACGTGCAGACGGCCGACGCGCAGATCCTGCCGGGTGGCACCGCCTATTGCACCGATGTCGGCATGACGGGGCCGCACGACGGGGTGATCGGCGTCGAGCGCGGCCCGATCATCGGCCGCTTCCTGACTGGCCTGCCCACCAAGTTCGACACGGCCTCGGGCATGCCGCGCCTGCACGGCGTGATTGTCACCGCCGATGCGGCGACAGGCCATGCGACAGACATCGAGCGATTGAGCCTCACGCCCACCGACATCGAGGACCTGCGGTGA
- a CDS encoding Hsp20/alpha crystallin family protein codes for MLSFPEAAELADEVRRLFDDLQQAHDAAPGGLHAPPIDVVEREEFVEVVLDLAGVSPEDVRVLFKNNTLVIAGCKWPAAGAVVGATAFHLVERSFGRFARAVRITATLDLSRARATMTEGELRVRLPRLNSGQEFVIPIEKVV; via the coding sequence ATGCTGTCGTTTCCAGAGGCGGCCGAACTCGCCGACGAGGTGCGTCGGCTCTTCGACGACCTGCAGCAGGCCCACGACGCCGCCCCCGGCGGCCTCCATGCCCCGCCGATTGACGTCGTCGAGCGCGAGGAGTTCGTCGAAGTCGTGCTCGACCTGGCCGGTGTCTCGCCCGAAGACGTCCGTGTCCTCTTCAAGAACAACACCCTGGTCATCGCGGGATGCAAGTGGCCGGCGGCGGGCGCCGTCGTGGGCGCGACGGCGTTCCATCTCGTCGAACGCAGCTTCGGGCGGTTCGCCCGGGCGGTCCGCATCACCGCCACGCTGGATCTCTCGCGTGCGCGGGCGACGATGACCGAAGGTGAGTTGCGGGTGCGGTTACCGCGCCTGAACAGCGGGCAGGAGTTCGTGATTCCGATCGAGAAAGTCGTCTAG
- a CDS encoding Hsp20/alpha crystallin family protein, which yields MTLVRFDPFRELSTLQDRLNRIFADAYPRRYDDDLTQRGEWFPPVDIYENGSDEIVLKAELPGLRREDIDLRVENNTLTLRGERKRDTEIKQEQYHRVERSYGAFSRSFTLPSRIDTENVRAEFKEGVLSIKLPVKAEAKPRQIEVAIS from the coding sequence ATGACATTGGTGCGATTCGACCCGTTCCGCGAACTCTCCACGCTGCAGGACCGCCTCAACCGGATCTTCGCTGATGCTTACCCGCGCCGGTACGACGACGACCTGACGCAGCGGGGCGAGTGGTTCCCGCCGGTGGACATCTACGAGAACGGCAGCGACGAGATCGTGCTGAAGGCGGAACTGCCCGGGCTGCGGCGTGAGGACATCGACCTGCGGGTCGAGAACAACACGCTGACGCTGCGCGGCGAGCGCAAGCGCGATACCGAAATCAAGCAGGAGCAGTACCACCGCGTCGAGCGGTCCTACGGGGCGTTCAGCCGGTCCTTCACGCTGCCGTCGCGCATCGACACCGAAAACGTGCGTGCCGAGTTCAAGGAAGGCGTGCTCTCGATCAAGCTGCCGGTGAAGGCCGAGGCCAAGCCGCGCCAGATCGAGGTCGCGATCAGCTAA
- a CDS encoding ABC transporter permease: MRRLLALTWKEFMQLKRDRLTLRMIILVPLMQTLVFGYAINYDVKHLKTVVLDESRSYDSRELVARLTASQYFDVVGRVDSLRELQTALDSATASVGLVIDRDYGANRHRGKPAEAFIVVNASDTTTATQAMSIANGVATQLSIQTLARRAGWRETALPVDLRLRPWYNPDLRTATFVIPGLLAIILTFTLIQFTAGAIVRERELGTLEQLQVTPVTRTQLILGKLVPFIVIGYVQLTVTVLLMRFLFDIPIMGSVLLLYAVGFLFIAAVLGLGMLLSTIAQTQRQAQQLSMMFLLPFVFLSGYVFPIDGMPLVFQMLSRVIPARYFIEVVRGIVLRGAGLDELWEPVSWLAFYTFAIIGLAVFRFRKTAN; this comes from the coding sequence ATGAGACGCCTGCTCGCCCTGACCTGGAAGGAGTTCATGCAGCTCAAGCGCGACCGCCTGACGCTGCGCATGATCATCCTGGTGCCGTTGATGCAGACCCTCGTCTTCGGGTATGCCATCAACTACGACGTCAAGCACCTGAAGACCGTGGTGCTCGACGAGAGCCGCTCCTACGACAGTCGCGAACTCGTCGCGCGACTCACGGCCAGCCAGTACTTCGACGTGGTCGGGCGGGTCGACAGCCTGCGCGAGTTGCAGACGGCGCTCGATTCGGCGACGGCGTCGGTCGGGCTCGTGATCGATCGGGACTACGGCGCCAACCGGCATCGCGGCAAGCCGGCCGAGGCGTTCATCGTCGTCAACGCGTCGGACACGACGACGGCGACTCAGGCGATGTCGATTGCCAACGGGGTCGCAACGCAGCTGTCCATCCAGACGTTGGCGCGACGCGCCGGGTGGCGCGAGACGGCGCTCCCGGTCGACCTGCGCCTCAGGCCCTGGTACAACCCGGACCTCCGGACGGCCACCTTCGTCATTCCCGGCCTGCTGGCCATCATCCTGACCTTCACGCTGATCCAGTTCACCGCGGGGGCGATCGTGCGCGAGCGGGAACTCGGCACGCTGGAGCAGTTGCAGGTGACGCCGGTCACACGCACGCAGCTGATTCTCGGCAAGCTCGTGCCGTTCATCGTCATCGGCTACGTGCAGCTGACCGTGACGGTGCTGCTGATGCGCTTCCTCTTCGACATCCCGATCATGGGCAGCGTGCTGCTGCTCTATGCGGTGGGGTTCCTGTTCATTGCCGCGGTGCTGGGACTCGGCATGCTGCTCTCGACGATCGCGCAGACGCAGCGGCAGGCGCAGCAACTCTCGATGATGTTCCTGTTGCCGTTCGTGTTCCTGTCCGGGTACGTCTTCCCGATCGACGGCATGCCGCTGGTGTTCCAGATGCTCTCGCGCGTGATTCCAGCGCGGTACTTCATCGAGGTGGTGAGGGGGATCGTCCTGCGGGGGGCGGGACTCGACGAGCTGTGGGAGCCCGTCTCCTGGCTGGCGTTCTACACCTTCGCCATCATTGGACTCGCGGTCTTCCGCTTCCGGAAGACCGCGAATTGA